The Equus quagga isolate Etosha38 chromosome 2, UCLA_HA_Equagga_1.0, whole genome shotgun sequence genome has a window encoding:
- the LOC124236058 gene encoding LOW QUALITY PROTEIN: olfactory receptor 4F3/4F16/4F29-like (The sequence of the model RefSeq protein was modified relative to this genomic sequence to represent the inferred CDS: substituted 1 base at 1 genomic stop codon): MDGDNHSVVSEFVFLGLTNSWEIQLLLFVFSSTFYVASMMGNSLVMLTVTSDPHLHSPMYFLLANLSFIDLGVSSVTSPKMIYDLFRKHKVISFSGCITQLFFIHVIGSVEMVLLIAMAIDRYVAICKPLHYLTIMSPRMCIFFLVVAWMTGLIHSFVQLALVVNLPFCGPNVLDSFYCDLPRFLKLACTDTDXLESVVTANSGLISVGSFIILIISYIIIILTVQKHSSAGSSKALSTLSAHITVVVLFFGPLIFVSTQSSPSLHLDKFLGFFDVVFTPFLNPLIYTFRNQEMKVAVRRVCRQLVNYWKIS; encoded by the coding sequence ATGGATGGAGACAATCACTCTGTGGTGTCAGAGTTTGTGTTCCTGGGACTCACCAATTCCTGGGAGATCCAACTTCTCCTCTTTGTGTTCTCCTCCACCTTTTATGTGGCAAGCATGATGGGAAACTCCCTCGTTATGCTCACTGTGACCTCTGACCCTCACTTACACTCCCCCATGTACTTTCTGTTGGCCAATCTCTCCTTCATTGACCTGGGAGTTTCTTCTGTCACTTCTCCCAAGATGATTTATGACCTTTTCAGAAAACATAAAGTCATTTCCTTTAGTGGCTGCATCACTCAACTCTTTTTCATCCATGTCATTGGTAGTGTGGAGATGGTGCTGCTCATAGCCATGGCCATTGACAGATATGTTGCCATATGTAAGCCTCTCCACTATCTGACCATTATGAGCCCAAGAATGTGCATcttctttttagtggttgcctggaTGACTGGCCTTATCCACTCCTTTGTTCAATTGGCTTTGGTGGTAAACTTACCCTTCTGTGGTCCTAATGTGTTGGACAGCTTTTACTGTGATCTTCCTCGGTTCCTCAAACTTGCCTGCACAGACACTGATTGACTAGAGTCCGTGGTCACAGCCAACAGTGGGCTCATCTCTGTTGGCTCCTTCATCATACTGATCATTTCCTATATCATCATCATTCTCACTGTTCAGAAACACTCTTCAGCTGGTTCATCCAAGGCTCTGTCTACGCTGTCAGCTCACATCACTGTGGTAGTGCTGTTCTTTGGTCCTTTAATATTTGTCTCTACACAGTCATCTCCCTCTCTACACCTGGATAAGTTTCTGGGTTTCTTTGATGTAGTTTTCACTCCTTTCCTGAATCCTCTCATTTACACATTCAGGAATCAAGAAATGAAGGTGGCAGTAAGGAGAGTATGCAGACAGCTAGTGAATTACTGGAAGATCTCTTAA